The following are encoded in a window of Caldicellulosiruptor danielii genomic DNA:
- the hepT gene encoding type VII toxin-antitoxin system HepT family RNase toxin produces MDEKILFHLKLLKKYTELLKDISKVDFEEYMKNEILKGAAQRYLQVAIETCINIGNRIISIEQTKGKNIKTPETYADIFLALSQLGIINDKFSTRLSQMAKFRNKLVHLYWEIDDSLVYRFIKENMQDFEEYICCIKKYIQNN; encoded by the coding sequence ATGGACGAAAAAATATTATTTCACTTAAAGCTCTTAAAAAAATATACAGAGTTGTTAAAAGACATATCAAAAGTTGATTTTGAGGAATATATGAAAAATGAAATCTTAAAGGGTGCGGCTCAGAGGTATTTACAAGTTGCGATTGAGACATGTATTAACATTGGTAATAGAATAATTTCAATAGAACAAACAAAAGGCAAAAATATAAAAACTCCTGAAACATATGCAGATATATTTTTGGCATTGTCTCAATTAGGTATTATTAATGACAAATTTAGCACAAGGCTTTCTCAAATGGCAAAGTTTAGAAACAAACTGGTACATCTCTATTGGGAAATTGACGATAGTTTGGTTTATAGGTTTATAAAAGAAAATATGCAAGATTTTGAAGAATATATTTGTTGTATAAAAAAGTATATCCAAAATAATTAA
- the mntA gene encoding type VII toxin-antitoxin system MntA family adenylyltransferase antitoxin codes for MIRRNKIDIDHAKKAIGDLETFFSVFGDKVVASYLFGSFALGTYTPLSDIDIAVLFDKDLSKKIMEELENEILDGLMKMFKTDEVDLVVLNSAPLSVRYGVLKTAKIVYCSNIEKTVDFQTEVISKYLDIEPYREEFYKEFLNSL; via the coding sequence GTGATAAGAAGAAATAAAATTGATATTGATCATGCTAAAAAAGCTATTGGAGATTTGGAGACATTTTTCAGTGTTTTTGGTGACAAGGTTGTTGCCTCATATCTTTTTGGCTCATTTGCACTGGGCACATATACTCCGCTTTCTGACATAGACATAGCAGTTTTATTCGACAAGGACCTTTCCAAAAAGATAATGGAAGAACTCGAAAATGAAATTCTTGATGGGCTTATGAAAATGTTTAAAACTGATGAAGTTGATCTTGTTGTTCTCAATAGCGCACCTTTGTCTGTGAGATACGGTGTATTAAAAACTGCAAAGATAGTGTACTGCAGCAATATTGAAAAAACGGTTGACTTTCAAACAGAGGTCATTTCAAAGTATCTTGATATAGAGCCTTACAGGGAAGAATTTTATAAGGAATTTTTGAACTCTTTATAA
- a CDS encoding GNAT family N-acetyltransferase: protein MIIREMNPDDWSKVISLWQNTEGIGIGRSDTKEGLEKFLNRNKGMSFVCEIDGKIIATIMCGHDGRRGFIYHLAVAENFRLQGIGKCLVEKVLQELKNQGIHKCHIFVMKNNEKGKSFWSKIGFQKRDDIEVFSIDI, encoded by the coding sequence ATGATAATTCGCGAAATGAATCCAGATGATTGGTCAAAAGTCATATCTTTGTGGCAAAACACAGAAGGTATTGGCATTGGTAGAAGTGATACAAAAGAAGGGTTAGAAAAATTCCTCAATAGGAATAAAGGAATGAGCTTTGTGTGTGAAATTGACGGTAAAATAATAGCTACCATTATGTGTGGACATGATGGTCGGCGAGGCTTTATATATCATTTGGCGGTTGCTGAAAATTTTAGATTACAAGGCATAGGGAAATGTTTGGTTGAGAAAGTTTTACAGGAGCTTAAAAACCAAGGAATACATAAATGTCATATTTTTGTAATGAAAAATAATGAAAAAGGAAAAAGTTTCTGGTCCAAAATAGGTTTCCAGAAGAGGGATGATATCGAAGTATTTTCAATAGATATTTAA
- the truD gene encoding tRNA pseudouridine(13) synthase TruD, translating into MKIKVLPEDFVVREKLKLEIKPEGRYKIYLLTKRHWNTVDALRFISKENRIPLEKIGCAGRKDRHALTFQYISVPREYTINFNKENVKAQFIGYSDDFVSPLILEGNFFEITIRKLKNKDEKILQRLNEVQQFGFPNYFDDQRFGSTQSEDEFIGEKIVKKHYNGALKLYFTTIHPEDKKEEKQRKKKVSELWGDFEKILPLCKTKVERDIIKTLLKGKSRHYLIEALNLIPKEEMSIFLSAYQSYIWNRTLIAVLPFYADLLKPVKGKIMDYLIYTALSTKSLNNLKNLQIPTISSKIPYVSDIVNNAILEILNERGVKPSDFDTKKIRSWYFKSFLRPAIVFPEKLEVSNFEEDDFYEGYYKLRIKFYLPAGSFATMLIKSLTV; encoded by the coding sequence TTGAAGATTAAGGTTTTACCAGAGGATTTTGTTGTGAGAGAAAAACTTAAACTTGAGATAAAACCCGAGGGCAGATACAAGATTTATCTTTTAACAAAAAGGCACTGGAACACGGTTGATGCTCTCAGGTTCATATCAAAGGAAAACAGGATTCCACTTGAGAAAATTGGTTGTGCAGGTAGAAAAGACAGACACGCACTCACGTTTCAGTATATTTCTGTACCAAGAGAATATACCATAAATTTTAACAAAGAAAATGTAAAGGCTCAGTTTATAGGGTATTCAGATGATTTTGTATCCCCTTTGATTCTCGAAGGAAATTTTTTTGAAATAACAATAAGAAAGTTAAAAAATAAGGATGAAAAAATTTTACAAAGACTGAATGAAGTGCAGCAGTTTGGTTTTCCCAACTATTTTGACGACCAGCGGTTTGGAAGCACCCAAAGTGAAGATGAGTTCATAGGCGAAAAGATAGTTAAAAAACATTACAACGGTGCACTCAAACTTTACTTTACAACCATTCATCCTGAAGATAAAAAGGAAGAAAAGCAAAGGAAGAAAAAAGTATCTGAGCTCTGGGGAGATTTTGAAAAGATACTGCCTCTTTGTAAAACTAAGGTAGAAAGGGATATTATAAAAACTCTCTTAAAAGGCAAGAGCAGACACTATTTAATCGAAGCACTCAATCTTATTCCCAAAGAAGAGATGTCCATTTTTCTTTCTGCTTACCAGAGCTATATTTGGAACAGAACATTGATTGCAGTTTTGCCCTTTTATGCTGATTTATTAAAACCTGTAAAGGGGAAAATTATGGACTACTTGATTTACACTGCACTTTCAACAAAGTCTTTAAATAACTTAAAAAACCTTCAGATTCCAACCATTTCATCAAAAATACCATACGTAAGTGATATTGTAAATAACGCTATTTTAGAGATTTTAAATGAAAGAGGGGTAAAACCTTCTGATTTTGATACCAAAAAGATCAGGAGCTGGTATTTTAAATCGTTTTTAAGACCTGCCATAGTCTTTCCAGAAAAGCTTGAGGTTTCAAACTTTGAAGAGGATGATTTTTATGAAGGGTATTATAAGCTAAGGATAAAATTCTACCTTCCTGCAGGGTCCTTTGCAACCATGCTTATAAAAAGCTTAACTGTTTAA
- a CDS encoding bis-aminopropyl spermidine synthase family protein gives MDVLKGAVDFVQNKTKVEVNQRDIEKILSALNSTNHFWEVIFLSQKPFAVVRETINYLISIDFVKTDESGNLILTEKGKEFVTANNIPVVKNYTCSYCEGRGIVFPEIKDAYEKFKEIVKTRPDAIVEYDQGYVTEETAYSRIALMIKKGDLVGKRLIVFGDDDLVSIAAALTKFPKEVIVLEIDRRLVDFINQAAKEYNLNLKAIEYDFRNKLPDDFVKSFDTFTIDPPETIEALDLCFTRTISSLKGAGCAGYFGLTNIEASLSKWHEFQKLLLNKFNVVITDIIENFNHYVNWNYLLPSLESSLAFVNVQPKLNWYTSSMYRIELVKDVDIKNEYINCELYIDKEAILYKEK, from the coding sequence GTGGATGTATTAAAGGGTGCTGTGGATTTTGTACAGAACAAGACAAAGGTTGAGGTAAACCAAAGAGATATAGAAAAAATACTATCAGCGCTGAACTCAACAAATCACTTTTGGGAAGTCATTTTCCTGTCACAAAAACCATTTGCTGTGGTAAGAGAAACAATCAACTATCTTATTTCAATAGATTTTGTTAAGACGGATGAATCGGGTAACTTGATATTAACAGAAAAAGGAAAGGAATTTGTAACTGCTAACAATATTCCTGTTGTAAAAAATTATACTTGTTCCTACTGTGAAGGAAGAGGAATAGTTTTCCCTGAAATCAAAGATGCTTATGAGAAGTTTAAAGAGATTGTTAAGACAAGACCTGATGCAATAGTTGAGTATGACCAGGGATATGTAACAGAAGAGACTGCTTATTCAAGAATTGCGCTCATGATTAAAAAGGGAGATTTGGTAGGAAAAAGGCTAATAGTATTTGGTGACGATGACCTTGTGTCAATCGCAGCAGCACTAACAAAATTTCCAAAAGAGGTCATAGTTTTAGAGATAGATAGGCGTCTTGTTGACTTTATAAATCAAGCTGCAAAAGAATACAATCTAAACCTCAAAGCTATTGAATATGACTTTAGAAACAAACTTCCTGATGATTTTGTAAAAAGCTTTGACACATTTACAATAGACCCACCAGAGACAATTGAAGCTTTGGACCTATGCTTTACAAGGACAATTTCAAGCTTAAAAGGTGCTGGCTGTGCAGGTTACTTTGGTCTTACAAACATCGAAGCTTCACTTTCAAAATGGCATGAATTTCAAAAACTTCTTTTGAACAAGTTTAATGTAGTTATTACAGACATCATTGAAAACTTCAACCATTATGTAAACTGGAACTATCTCTTGCCGTCGCTGGAAAGCAGCCTTGCTTTTGTAAATGTTCAACCAAAGCTCAACTGGTACACATCAAGCATGTACAGGATTGAGCTTGTAAAAGATGTGGATATCAAAAATGAGTATATCAACTGTGAGCTTTATATAGACAAAGAGGCAATCCTTTATAAAGAAAAATAA
- the rpmB gene encoding 50S ribosomal protein L28, producing MAMCEVCGKKVSFGNKVSHSNKKSRRTWKPNVKKIKVLLQNGQRKRIYVCTSCIKAGKVVRA from the coding sequence ATGGCAATGTGCGAAGTTTGCGGCAAAAAAGTGTCGTTTGGAAATAAGGTCAGCCACTCAAACAAGAAATCAAGAAGAACATGGAAGCCAAATGTAAAGAAAATAAAAGTTCTTCTGCAGAATGGTCAGAGAAAGAGAATATATGTGTGCACAAGCTGTATAAAGGCTGGCAAGGTTGTCCGTGCTTAA
- a CDS encoding LacI family DNA-binding transcriptional regulator has product MVTIKDIAREAGVSPSTVSRVLSGKAKISPETTKRVMEAIEKLGYIPNASAKSLVMKKAYSVGIFMPRRLEQTLTSTFFDQVVSGICSYINATEYEIVLSIVPPEKEKESLERLIKSKKVDGFILLTSRINDYAIKYLRNLKFPFVLIGSPDKDKDYVNWVDNDNKKAAFDATEYLIRLGHTQIGFLGGMENLVLTQDRLSGYKNALSKYKIPVENQYIMFTEFDEQSSYEKAKQMLQLSNRPTAIVCIDEVVAYAAMRACRELDLKVGYDVSVIGFNESIFSKLSSPRLTTINTNVFYLGYYAAEMLIKELEEPYKTYKRLIVEHSIVEGETCRAI; this is encoded by the coding sequence ATGGTAACTATTAAAGACATAGCAAGGGAAGCAGGTGTTTCACCTTCCACAGTGTCAAGAGTGCTATCTGGTAAAGCGAAGATTTCTCCAGAGACCACCAAAAGAGTAATGGAAGCCATAGAAAAACTTGGATATATTCCGAATGCAAGCGCGAAAAGTCTTGTTATGAAAAAGGCTTATTCGGTGGGTATTTTCATGCCAAGAAGGCTTGAGCAGACACTGACTTCTACATTTTTTGACCAGGTTGTGTCTGGTATCTGCAGCTATATAAACGCTACTGAATATGAAATAGTACTTTCGATTGTGCCTCCAGAAAAGGAAAAAGAGAGTTTGGAGAGGCTGATAAAAAGCAAGAAAGTTGATGGGTTTATACTTCTGACGTCACGTATAAACGACTATGCAATAAAATATTTGCGAAATTTAAAATTTCCTTTTGTGCTGATAGGATCGCCTGACAAGGACAAAGACTATGTAAACTGGGTTGACAACGACAACAAAAAAGCTGCGTTTGATGCAACAGAATATCTAATTCGACTTGGACATACTCAGATAGGTTTTTTGGGCGGAATGGAAAATCTTGTTCTTACTCAAGATAGGCTTTCTGGCTACAAAAATGCACTTAGTAAATACAAAATTCCAGTTGAGAACCAGTATATCATGTTTACTGAGTTTGATGAGCAAAGCTCGTATGAAAAGGCAAAGCAGATGTTGCAATTATCCAACAGGCCAACGGCTATTGTTTGTATTGACGAGGTTGTTGCATATGCAGCAATGAGAGCGTGCAGGGAGCTTGATTTGAAAGTGGGGTATGATGTGTCTGTCATAGGGTTTAATGAGTCAATTTTTTCGAAGCTATCCTCGCCAAGGCTGACAACCATCAACACTAACGTGTTTTACTTAGGATATTATGCTGCTGAGATGCTAATAAAAGAGCTTGAAGAGCCTTACAAGACATACAAGAGACTAATTGTTGAACACTCAATTGTTGAGGGGGAAACCTGCAGAGCTATTTAA
- a CDS encoding zinc-dependent alcohol dehydrogenase, whose product MKAVVFDANVAKYIRTLLLGKISKKFFYNRFSCIALKDIPEPDLPSENYVKIKTTYAGICGSDLNLIFLHDSPSTSPFASFPFVIGHENLGVIVEKGKAVSEFEIGDRVIVDPVLDCDARELPRCSSCQEEEFSTCLNITEGKLSPGTIMGACSTTGGSWGEYFVAHKSQVIKVPDTVKDQEAILVDPLASALHPVMRNFPRDSEKVLVYGAGIIGLLVIWSLRKLGSSADITAIAKYDFQADLAIEFGANRVVKPKEGYLDELAKIAGAKVFQPMIGDKVLLGGFDKVFDCVGSRKTIRDGMWLTKQRGSYILVGLASVVESLDLTPIWFKELNVKGAYCYSTENINEYRMSTYQLALSLIQQHGIPYEKLITHYFKLEDYQKAIEVASSKGSEKSIKVVFKFL is encoded by the coding sequence ATGAAAGCTGTTGTGTTTGATGCAAATGTTGCAAAGTATATAAGAACTCTTTTACTTGGCAAAATTTCCAAGAAGTTTTTTTACAATAGATTTTCATGTATTGCGCTAAAAGACATTCCTGAACCCGACCTTCCTTCAGAAAACTATGTTAAAATAAAGACTACCTATGCAGGAATTTGCGGATCTGACTTAAATCTCATATTTTTGCACGACTCACCCTCAACCTCACCTTTTGCTTCATTTCCTTTCGTCATAGGGCACGAGAATCTTGGAGTGATAGTTGAAAAAGGCAAAGCTGTTTCCGAATTTGAAATAGGTGACAGGGTCATTGTTGACCCGGTACTTGACTGTGATGCACGAGAACTTCCAAGATGCAGCTCTTGCCAGGAAGAGGAGTTTTCAACCTGTCTTAATATAACGGAAGGAAAGCTTTCACCTGGTACTATTATGGGAGCGTGCAGCACAACAGGTGGGTCGTGGGGTGAATATTTTGTTGCACATAAGTCACAGGTTATAAAGGTACCTGATACTGTCAAGGACCAAGAGGCAATACTTGTCGACCCGTTAGCATCAGCTCTTCATCCTGTTATGAGAAATTTTCCAAGGGATAGCGAAAAAGTTTTGGTTTATGGAGCTGGAATAATTGGTCTTTTAGTTATTTGGAGCTTGAGAAAGCTTGGAAGCTCAGCAGATATCACAGCCATTGCAAAATATGACTTTCAGGCAGATTTAGCAATAGAGTTTGGTGCAAACAGAGTGGTAAAGCCCAAGGAAGGGTATTTAGATGAGCTTGCAAAGATAGCCGGGGCAAAAGTATTTCAGCCAATGATTGGTGATAAGGTCTTGCTTGGTGGGTTTGACAAGGTATTTGACTGTGTGGGGTCAAGAAAGACCATTAGGGATGGCATGTGGCTTACAAAACAGCGAGGAAGTTATATTCTTGTTGGACTTGCATCGGTTGTAGAAAGTTTAGATTTGACTCCAATTTGGTTTAAAGAACTGAATGTCAAAGGTGCTTACTGTTACAGCACAGAAAATATAAATGAATACAGAATGTCTACGTATCAGCTTGCACTGAGCCTTATTCAGCAGCACGGAATTCCTTATGAGAAGCTTATTACCCATTATTTTAAACTTGAGGATTATCAGAAAGCCATTGAGGTTGCGTCATCTAAGGGTAGTGAAAAGAGTATAAAGGTTGTGTTTAAATTTTTGTGA
- a CDS encoding aminotransferase class I/II-fold pyridoxal phosphate-dependent enzyme, whose amino-acid sequence MIDTTKFSLADFMKSEDKNIMELAKEFWEYKEDYVRRRHYQYRRVSITGSGPTMKIIDHYTGQVKEMINLASNDYLNLTKHPRTIKAGIEAVKKYGTGAGSVPLLGGTLDIHVELEKKLAKFKGCEDALIYTSGYGSNLGTISAILHEKDVAILDMYVHASIIDGCRNTNVEFFRHNNMDSLEKVLKKVKDKYNTKLVIVDGVYSMDGDIAPLDQIVEIAHAYGAFVMVDEAHATGVIGKNGRGTPEHCNVEGKVDIVAGTLSKALGAVGGFIATNKELVNYLHFYSRAYMFSTAPTPQATASLIEALNVIEEEPELRQRLWDNIRYFRENLLKLGFNLGNQQTAIFPIIIGDDYKVKEMCRELHEAGIYVNPVFYPAVPRRLSRIRMSVTAGHTKEHLDRTLDVLEHLGKKYGII is encoded by the coding sequence ATGATTGATACCACAAAATTTTCACTTGCAGATTTTATGAAGAGTGAGGATAAAAACATTATGGAACTTGCAAAAGAGTTTTGGGAATACAAGGAAGATTATGTCAGAAGAAGACATTATCAATACAGAAGAGTTTCAATCACAGGGTCTGGTCCAACCATGAAGATTATTGACCACTATACAGGACAGGTTAAAGAGATGATAAACCTTGCATCAAACGATTATCTCAACCTAACAAAACATCCAAGGACAATTAAAGCAGGAATTGAAGCTGTCAAAAAGTATGGGACGGGTGCAGGGTCTGTGCCGCTTCTTGGTGGAACGCTTGACATTCATGTGGAGCTTGAAAAAAAGCTTGCAAAGTTCAAAGGCTGTGAAGATGCTCTAATTTACACAAGCGGTTATGGTTCAAATTTGGGGACAATTTCAGCAATTCTGCACGAAAAGGACGTTGCTATACTTGACATGTATGTGCACGCAAGCATAATTGATGGGTGTAGAAACACAAATGTAGAGTTTTTCAGACACAACAATATGGATTCTTTGGAAAAGGTATTGAAAAAGGTTAAGGACAAGTACAACACAAAACTTGTCATAGTTGATGGTGTGTATTCTATGGACGGTGACATTGCACCGCTTGACCAGATTGTTGAGATAGCACATGCCTACGGTGCGTTTGTCATGGTTGATGAAGCCCATGCAACAGGTGTGATTGGCAAAAACGGAAGAGGAACACCTGAACATTGCAACGTGGAAGGCAAGGTTGATATAGTTGCAGGAACTTTATCTAAAGCGCTTGGTGCTGTCGGTGGATTTATTGCAACAAACAAAGAGCTTGTAAACTACCTGCACTTTTATTCAAGAGCATACATGTTTTCAACAGCACCAACCCCACAGGCAACCGCTTCTTTGATTGAAGCGTTAAATGTAATTGAAGAGGAACCAGAGCTCAGACAAAGACTTTGGGACAACATCAGGTATTTTAGGGAAAACCTTTTGAAACTCGGCTTTAACCTTGGCAACCAGCAAACTGCTATTTTCCCAATAATTATAGGGGATGATTATAAAGTAAAAGAGATGTGCAGAGAGCTTCATGAAGCAGGGATATATGTAAATCCTGTGTTTTATCCTGCTGTACCAAGAAGACTTTCGCGAATTAGAATGTCTGTTACAGCTGGGCATACAAAAGAGCATCTTGACAGAACATTAGATGTTCTTGAACACTTGGGCAAAAAATACGGTATAATTTAA
- a CDS encoding formate--tetrahydrofolate ligase gives MKSISKVQENTLEPISKIAEKIGLDADDLELYGKYKAKISLDVLKKKAEVGDGKVILVTSINPTPFGEGKTTTAIGLSMAINRLGFKSIVTLREPSLGPFLGLKGGATGGGACQILPSIDINLHFTGDIHAVTSANNLLCAAIDNHIYHGNSLGINPKSITIKRAMDMNDRSLRHIIVGLLNDQKGAVREDGFVISVASEVMAVLCLSMSYDELKERLGNILIGFTYDKKPVYAKDLNVHGSMALLLKDALKPNLVQTSENTAAIVHGGPFANIAHGTNSIIATKIAQKLADYVVVEAGFGSDLGAEKFVNIVARKSGIHPHTAVLVVTTKALKHHATAEANGGLQSDVNSIQRGFENLEKHIENLKVMGLETVVTLNKFPDDTDEEIELIRAFCEQKGVEFSVSTAYTHGSIGVLDLAEKVIEATNKKRKINFVYEDSDSIEEKIKKVATIIYGAKDVQFSKAALSKLELIKNLRIEHFPICMSKTQYSLSDDPKLLGRPKDFILNVTDIEIKNGAGFVVVMCGDIIAMPGLGKDFAALHLDIDSSGNPIFK, from the coding sequence ATGAAAAGCATATCAAAAGTGCAGGAAAACACCCTTGAGCCTATATCCAAGATTGCAGAAAAAATAGGGCTTGACGCGGATGATCTTGAGCTTTATGGGAAATACAAAGCAAAAATAAGTTTGGATGTGCTCAAGAAAAAAGCAGAAGTAGGAGACGGAAAGGTTATTCTGGTAACATCTATCAATCCAACACCTTTTGGAGAGGGGAAAACAACCACTGCAATTGGCCTTTCGATGGCAATAAACAGGCTGGGATTTAAATCAATTGTTACTTTGAGAGAACCTTCCTTAGGCCCGTTTTTGGGTTTGAAAGGTGGGGCAACAGGAGGCGGTGCGTGTCAGATTTTGCCCTCAATTGATATAAACCTTCACTTTACAGGAGATATTCACGCTGTGACCTCTGCAAACAATCTTCTTTGTGCTGCCATTGATAATCATATTTATCATGGGAATAGCCTTGGAATAAATCCAAAGTCTATAACCATAAAAAGAGCAATGGATATGAATGATAGAAGCCTTCGGCACATCATAGTTGGACTTTTAAATGACCAAAAAGGTGCTGTAAGAGAAGATGGATTTGTTATCTCTGTTGCTTCTGAAGTGATGGCTGTTTTGTGTCTTTCGATGAGCTATGATGAGCTCAAAGAAAGACTCGGGAATATCTTGATAGGCTTTACCTATGACAAAAAACCTGTGTATGCCAAGGATTTGAACGTCCATGGGAGCATGGCTCTTTTGTTAAAAGATGCACTAAAACCGAACCTTGTTCAAACGTCTGAAAATACCGCAGCAATTGTCCATGGTGGACCGTTTGCAAACATTGCGCACGGTACAAATAGCATTATTGCCACAAAGATTGCTCAGAAACTTGCTGATTATGTTGTTGTTGAAGCAGGTTTTGGTTCTGATTTGGGAGCAGAAAAGTTTGTTAATATTGTTGCAAGAAAATCTGGGATACATCCACACACTGCTGTTCTGGTTGTGACAACAAAGGCTTTAAAACATCATGCAACAGCTGAAGCAAATGGGGGGCTGCAGAGTGATGTAAATTCTATTCAACGAGGATTTGAGAATTTAGAAAAGCACATTGAAAATCTCAAAGTCATGGGACTTGAGACAGTAGTGACTTTAAATAAGTTTCCGGATGATACAGATGAGGAGATTGAGCTTATCAGGGCTTTTTGCGAGCAAAAGGGAGTAGAATTTTCAGTATCAACTGCATATACTCACGGCTCTATAGGTGTGCTTGATCTTGCTGAAAAGGTTATAGAGGCGACCAATAAAAAAAGAAAGATAAACTTTGTTTATGAGGACAGTGATTCTATTGAAGAAAAAATTAAAAAAGTTGCAACCATCATCTATGGTGCAAAAGACGTACAGTTTTCTAAAGCGGCTTTGTCAAAACTTGAGCTTATAAAAAATCTTAGAATTGAACATTTTCCCATTTGTATGTCAAAAACTCAGTATTCGCTTTCTGATGACCCAAAATTACTTGGAAGGCCAAAAGATTTTATCTTAAATGTCACAGATATAGAAATAAAAAATGGAGCTGGGTTTGTAGTTGTCATGTGCGGTGATATAATTGCAATGCCGGGGCTTGGAAAAGACTTTGCAGCTCTTCATCTTGACATAGACAGTAGTGGGAATCCAATTTTTAAATAA
- a CDS encoding thioesterase family protein — MKKLELQVGLKFEIEEIVSDSMLASHFQSGFLDVFATPSMIALMEKAALLCVESYLEEGYTTVGSKVEVLHLAPTPKGMKVKAVAQLIAIDGRKLTFKVEAYDSFEKIGEGFHERFIVNRERFLNKTYQKVR; from the coding sequence TTGAAAAAGCTGGAACTTCAAGTTGGACTTAAATTTGAGATTGAGGAAATAGTTAGCGACAGCATGCTTGCTTCTCATTTTCAGAGCGGATTTTTGGATGTCTTTGCAACTCCTTCAATGATAGCGTTGATGGAAAAGGCAGCACTTCTTTGTGTAGAAAGCTACTTGGAAGAAGGTTATACCACAGTTGGAAGCAAAGTAGAAGTTTTGCATTTAGCGCCCACTCCAAAGGGAATGAAAGTAAAAGCAGTTGCTCAACTGATTGCTATTGACGGCAGAAAGCTCACATTTAAAGTAGAGGCGTATGACAGCTTTGAAAAAATTGGGGAAGGGTTTCACGAAAGGTTTATTGTAAATCGCGAAAGATTTTTAAATAAAACCTATCAAAAGGTCAGGTGA
- a CDS encoding sulfite exporter TauE/SafE family protein, translated as MIAEVFVVSIIAGFVGSLLGIGGGLIVIPFLSIVFKFNMHQAAAAGLVSVIATSSGAASAYVKDRLTHLRIGMFLQLATVIGGVLGAILSGFLPAKVLSFIFGILLLYNSFLMIKNRKSDEKPQSSSPQISKWAKKLELYGSYFDKIQNREIEYSAQNIAGGFLMMTLAGILSGLLGIGSGIFKVLALDTIMKLPFKVSTATSNFMMGVTALASISIYLARGDIVYDACGAVAVGVLVGSAIGARLMPYIKSKYLRIAFALILIYTSIEMIRKGLF; from the coding sequence ATGATTGCAGAAGTATTTGTTGTGTCAATTATTGCAGGATTTGTGGGTTCTCTTCTGGGAATTGGTGGTGGGCTTATTGTCATCCCATTTTTGTCAATTGTATTCAAGTTCAACATGCACCAGGCTGCAGCAGCCGGGCTTGTGTCAGTCATTGCAACATCGTCTGGGGCTGCATCTGCCTATGTCAAAGACAGGCTAACTCACCTAAGAATAGGAATGTTTTTGCAACTTGCAACAGTTATTGGTGGTGTACTTGGAGCAATTCTGAGTGGTTTTTTGCCAGCAAAAGTGTTGTCGTTCATATTTGGAATTCTACTTTTGTACAATTCATTTTTGATGATAAAAAATAGAAAGTCTGATGAAAAGCCACAATCATCAAGCCCTCAAATATCCAAATGGGCAAAGAAATTAGAACTTTATGGAAGCTATTTTGATAAGATTCAAAATAGAGAGATAGAATACAGTGCCCAGAACATCGCAGGTGGTTTCCTGATGATGACACTCGCAGGAATACTTTCAGGACTTTTGGGTATTGGTAGTGGAATCTTCAAAGTTTTAGCTCTTGATACAATAATGAAACTGCCTTTTAAGGTTTCAACTGCAACAAGCAATTTCATGATGGGTGTGACTGCCCTGGCCAGTATTAGCATATATCTTGCAAGAGGTGATATTGTGTATGATGCATGTGGGGCTGTTGCAGTTGGCGTGCTTGTAGGTTCTGCAATAGGTGCGCGACTTATGCCTTACATAAAATCAAAGTACCTTCGCATAGCATTTGCCCTGATTTTAATTTATACCTCTATTGAAATGATTAGAAAGGGGCTGTTTTAG
- a CDS encoding DUF1634 domain-containing protein: MENKKIATMEDIISFVLRAGVLVSIIIICAGLFLHIVLKLAAGSLIIKVGLYILFLTPFARLIVSLFMFLIEKDLLYFAITLAIIVIIVVSNLLVSVKI, from the coding sequence ATGGAAAATAAAAAAATAGCAACAATGGAAGATATAATAAGTTTTGTTTTGAGAGCTGGAGTGCTGGTTAGTATAATTATTATCTGTGCAGGACTTTTTTTGCACATTGTGCTAAAGCTTGCTGCGGGGAGTCTGATTATAAAAGTAGGGCTTTATATTCTTTTTCTTACTCCTTTTGCAAGGCTTATCGTCTCTCTTTTCATGTTCCTTATAGAAAAAGATTTGTTATACTTTGCCATTACGCTGGCTATAATTGTGATTATAGTGGTAAGCAACCTGCTTGTCTCGGTTAAAATTTGA